Part of the Cryptosporangium arvum DSM 44712 genome, GAGTTCGCCGGTGAGCCGACGTTCCCCCGCAGTGGTCGTCGGTCCGCCGAGGAGACCGTCGACCACGCGTGCCCAGGGCCACAACGGCGGCGCTCCGCTGCCTTCCAGCGAGTGCCCCCAGACGACTCGCAGGCCCCGCCCTCGCGCCTCCGCCGCCGCGTGCTCGAGCAGACGGGTCTTGCCGATGCCGGGTTCGCCCTCGACCAGCGCCACCACCGAGCCGTGGTCCACCACGGCGTCGGCGGCTCGGCGGAGCGCCGAGAGCTCCTCGGCCCGGCCGACCATCTCCGGGGGCGGTGCCGGCTGTCCGGCCTCCGGCTCCGGCGACGGTGCTCGTCGCGTCGGCGTGCGGGGGACGGGCTGTTCGAGCGTGCGGAGGTGGGCGGCGCGCAGCCGCGGACCCGGCTCGACTCCCAGCTCCCCGGTGAGCCGGGTGCGGACGGCCTGGAACGCCGCCAGCGCCTGCACCCGGTGTCCGGCGGCACCCAGCGCCGAGACGAGGCTCGCGTGCACGGGTTCGTTCAGCGGCCCGATCGCCGCGGCGACACGCAGGCACGGCAGCACGGACTCGGGTGTGCCGAGCGTGATCGCGATCTCGGCCGCGGTGACGCACGCCGCGAGGAACTCGTCGTCGAGCGCCGAGAACACCGGCATCGCAGCCGGGGGATGAGCGAAGCCGTCACCGGCCGGGCCGTGCCACAACGCGGTCGCGGCGACGTAGTGACGCAGGGCGTCCTCCGGCCGCTGCTCGGCCACGGCCGTCTCCGCCGCCTCGACGAGCGCGTGGAACGTGACGACGTCGAGCCGGACGCCGTCGGCGACGAACGCGTAGCCGTCCCCGTCACGCCGTAGGTAGGAGCCCGAGCCGCGCGCGGGCAGCGTGGGCTCGAACAGCCGTCGCAACGCGCCGACGTGCTTCTGGATGACGTTCAGGGCGGTGACCGGAGCGTCGTCCTCCCAGAGCATGTCGATCAGCTCGCCGACGCCGAGCGTCCGGCCCGGTTGGGCGAGCAGCAACGCCAGCAGGTAGGCCTGCTGACGGGGACCGGCGCTCAGCTCCACGTCGCCTCGCCAGATCCGCAGCGGGCCGAGAAGTTGCAGCCGAAGGGACTCCCGCGGCGGCGCGGGACTCTCCGCGTCGCCGCGGAGGTCGCCGACCGTCGGCGCCACGGTGCCACCTCCGGACCTAGGGTTCTCTGCGCACTGTAATCCCGCGCACCTCCGGCTGCCGCGCGGCGGCCCTGGTCACGACGCCGAACGCGCCGGGCGCGCGACACCGCCGCGGCGCTCAAGTCGCCGGTAGGAGCGTGTGTCAGCGTCCCCGGCGAACCTGGATCCCGGTGGGCCGCCCGGTACGACGACTGAAGTCGCGCGGCCCGGCGGAGCCGCGCTCTTCAGTGGTTGTCCACCGGCGTGCGGTGGGGTTCGCACGAGTCGCAACCCGCTGAAGGAGATCCAATGAGCGCCACACCAGTGCGCAACGTCGTCCTCGTCCACGGAGCGTGGGCGGACGGGTCGGGATGGCGTGCCGTCCACGACCTGCTGACCGGGGAGGGGTACGCGGTGAGCGTCGTCCAGCACCCCACCAGTTCGCTGGCCGACGACGCCGTGATCACCCGTCGTGTCCTCGACCAGCAGGACGGCCCGGCCATCCTGGTCGGACACTCCTACGGCGGTGCGGTGATCACCGAGGCCGGCACCCACGAGAACGTCGCCGCGCTGGTCTACGTCGCGGCGTTCGCGCCCGACCAGGGCGAATCGGTCAACACGCTGATCTCGGACCCGGTGCCGGGCGCGCCGACGCCGCCGATCCTGCCGCCGGTGGACGGCTACCTGCTTCTCGACCGGGACGCGTTCCCGGAGGCGTTCGCGGCCGACCTCCCGGCCGCCGACGCTCGTTTCCTGGCGGACTCCCAGCTGCCCTGGGGGCTGGAGGCCGTCGGAGGCCCGATCACCGAGGCCGCCTGGCGTGCCAAGCCGAGCTGGTACCTGATCGCCGCCGAAGACCGGATGATCCCGCCGGCCGCCCAGCGGGCGATGTCGGAGCGGATCGGCGCCTCGGTGACCGAAGTGACCTCCAGCCACGCCGTCTACATCTCGCACCCGGACAGCGTGGTCTCGCTGGTCCGCGCGGCGGCGGCCGGGGCCTGAGCAGCGGCCGCACCACGGCGCCGGGGCACGCCGGGCCCGGCGCCGTGGAGCCGCGACGGGCGGTCGCCGACCGGCGACGGACGGTCGGTCTCCGATCCGTCCGACGCCTTCGAGCGCGCGGCCTGCTGGCTCTTCGTGCTGGAGTCCGCCCTGCACGCACACGGCGCGCCGACGACGAGCGAACAGATCCTGATGCGCGACTATCCGAGCAGCGGTGCGAGCTCCGGCATGAGCGGGGCGTTGATACGGGGCGGCCTCGCCGTGAATCTGGAGCAGACGGCGGCGAGCCTCGGCGCGGGGCCGATCGACCGCGCCCAGCTGGCTCAGCA contains:
- a CDS encoding alpha/beta fold hydrolase, which produces MSATPVRNVVLVHGAWADGSGWRAVHDLLTGEGYAVSVVQHPTSSLADDAVITRRVLDQQDGPAILVGHSYGGAVITEAGTHENVAALVYVAAFAPDQGESVNTLISDPVPGAPTPPILPPVDGYLLLDRDAFPEAFAADLPAADARFLADSQLPWGLEAVGGPITEAAWRAKPSWYLIAAEDRMIPPAAQRAMSERIGASVTEVTSSHAVYISHPDSVVSLVRAAAAGA